The Aerococcaceae bacterium DSM 111021 region TACAGTAACATTGAATGGTATTGGCTTAGGTGCTTATGTGAGTGAGATTGGTGCTGTATTTGGGATCGATCCGATCGTTGATATGGGTCGTACAATGTTGAATGTTACAGGTTCAATGGTTAGTGCAGTTGTTGTTGACCGTTGGGAAGGAAACTTCGATATGGAACAATTTAAAGCACCAAATAAAACTGATTTTGAGGATATTGATTAAAGATTATCAACTACCAAGTTACCACTTGGTAGTTTTTTTAATTTGAATTGAAAGCGATATCAGTTACAATGGTAGTGATTTATAAAAATTACACATGGAGGCTTATTTAATGAGAGCATTTAATTATGATATTCCTACTAAAGTATACTTTGGTGAAGGTAAGATTAAGCACTTACCAGATTTGATTCATAAGTTTGGTAAAAAAGTGTTACTTACATATGGAGGAGGAAGTATTAAACGAAATGGTATCTATGATAAAGTTCAGGAGTTACTCAAAGATTGTGAGATTTTTGAACTAAGTGGCATTGATCCAAACCCTCGGATAGAAACCGTTCGGGAAGGTGCAAGATTATGCAAGGAGCACGATATTGACGTTATCCTAGCAGTGGGTGGCGGTTCGACAATCGACTGCTCTAAAGTCATTGCTGCTGCAGCTAAATACGATGGAGACGCGTGGGATTTAGTCATGGATGGCAGTCTTATTACAGATGCACTACCTTTAGTTGATATCTTAACATTATCAGCAACTGGGACTGAAATGAATACTAACGGCGTGATTACTAACTTCGATGTAAAAATGAAAAAAGGGACTGCAAGCTATCATACATATCCATACGCATCCATCTTAGACCCTACTTACACTTATACAGTACCGGCTAATCAAACATCTGCAGGGACAGCAGATATTATGTCACATACGTTTGAGAATTATTTCCAAGAAGAAGACAATGCATTTATTACAGATGGTCTAAGTGAAACAATCTTGCGTGCATGTATTAAATACTTACCAGTAGCTTTAGAGAAGCCTGATAATTACGAAGCACGTTCAAACTTAATGTGGGCTTCAACCATGGCCTTAAACGGCTTAACTTCTATGGGTAAAGGTGGCGGCTGGTCTACTCACCCAATTGAGCATTATTTATCCGCTTATTATGATATTACACATGCTGAAGGTTTAGCAATTCTTACACCACGTTGGATGAAATATATTCTAAACGACAATACTGTCAATCGTTTTGCAAGATATGCGAGCAATGTTTGGAATATAGAAGAATCTGATGACAAGTTTGCGATGGCAGAAGAAGCAATCGAAAAAACGTACCAATTCTTTGTTGATAATGGTTTGCCAATGATATTACCTGAAGTTGGTATTGATACGGATGAGCACTTCTTAGAAATGGCCAAAGGGACAGAAGAACGTTTATCGCGAGCTTATGTACCATTAAAAGCGGATGATGTTGTTGAGATTCTAAATCGTTGTATGACTGAAGGATATAATTAGTTCCATAGAAAAAACCTCCATTAAAATGGAGGTTTTTTTATGAAACGTTTATAAAATAGATATAAGACCTAAATCCCTGTTGTCCATGCCTTTCATAGGAACCAGATTCATTTTAACAAATGGCACCTTGTTTTACCATTTTTCATTACCTATTGAGGTAAAACTTTGTAATTCTGTAGTGAACCTTTCTCCGTCATAATCTTTAAAAAGTTCTTAAAAAGTAAGTTCTTCTTCGACTTTGGTTAACACAATTGATTGATTAATGACTTCTAAGTTTAGTTTATCATCGATCTCTACTTTTAAAACATCTAATATATTTTTAGGTAACTCTATGACGTGATTATCTCCACATTGTTTAACTTGCAATCGAAGCATTAATATCATCCCCTTATTAAACTTCTTTCAATAAATCCAATCGGTCAAACTCAATAATTAATTCATAAGAACCAATTTCTTGCTGAATTTTTTCTTGAATCATCAATAAGAGCTCAGCATTTGTCTCCTCGACATTATCTGGGACAACAACATCAAACGTTATATGATTTTCATCATTAATACTTTCTACTTTAAAATCATGAAACTTTAAAGCTAAATGAAATGATTTGAGGATGTGTTTAACTTGACGGTATATTGCTGTGTGCTCCTCATTTTGAATCGCAATGGGATCCACGTGACAGACCAGTTCTACCCCTAACTTCTCAGCAAAATCAATTTCTATATTATCAATGACACGGTGGGAATGTTTCAAATCCCAACTATCATCAATTTCAATATGAATAGTGGCAAATGTTTTATTCGGACCATAATTATGAACTAGCAAGTCATGATATCCTACGATTGTATCATACTGATCCAATAAGACTTTCATCTCTTTTATCTCTTCTTTAGACGGTCGTGTCCCTAATAAATCATTAATTGAATCATTAATTGCTTGAATCCCGCTGTACACAATCATAATAGATAACAATGCTCCTGCGTAACCATCTATTTGCCAACCCGTAAAGGTTTCGACCATTGCTGACATCAGAACGATGATTGTTACATATACATCATTAAGGCTATCTTGAGCTGCTCCATGTAATGTATTCGAATGAATTGATTGAGCTGCTGTACGGTAGAATTTCCCTTGGATTATTTTGGCAATAATCGACACGATTAACATTACAAATACAATCAGTGAAGCATTTAAACTCGTTGGATTCAGTATTTGTTGAATGGATGAGGTAAAAAACTGAATTCCTACATAAATAATAATAACCGAAATCAATAACCCGCTAATGTATTCAGACCGCTCATGACCATATGGATGTTCTTTATCCGCTGGCTTTGATGCTGCCCTAAAACCAAATAATGTTAATAATGATGATGCGGAATCCCCTAAGTTATTCATCCCATCCGTCACAATAGAGATACTCCCCGACATCGTTCCAGCTATCAACTTAATAACAAACAACATAAAATTTGATACGAGTCCGACTCTTCCAGCTATAATACCAACCCTCGTTCGAGCTTCTTCTTTTGATTGTGTTGCCAAATATTTTTCGATTAATCGCTTAAACATAACACGCCTCACTTTTCATTAAAGTAGATCAATTTATTAGGATCTCATGAATCCACAATCTTGTTCCAAAATAAAAAGCATTTGCAGAACATTGCTGTCCCACAAATGCATGATTATTACACATTTGTTGCCAAATGGCCCGGCTGCATAATTGCTTAAAGCAATTACCGCTTGATCAGTCTACTGATGATTTCACATCGCTAAAGATGTGACTCAGTTTTAGATTGTACTCTCACTTTATAATGGATTGAATTATTTGTCAATAGTTTGATTTTCACAACTTGAATTTGAGAATCAGGGTTATAAAAACCTGTATTGAAGTGTAATCCTTCGGATGGAAAACGCTTTTATGATATCATTAAATACACACAATATAATGGAGGTGAATAAGAATAAATTCAGTTAATTAATAAACAAAGGAGAAAAACATGAAAAAACTAAAAAAATTATTTCTATCTGGAATGTTATTATTCAATATTACTTCTCCCCTGCAAGCAGCATATGCAGAATCAGGTGACAGTACACGGAGTATTGATGAAATGATCAGTGAGATGACACTTGAGGAGAAAATTATTCAAACTTTGATGCCCGATTTTAGAAATTGGCTAGATGGCGAGGAAGAAGTTGGGGTCACAGAACTAAATGATGATATTCGAACGATTCTATCAGACTATCAATTTGGTGGTGTCATTCTGTTCGCGGAAAATGTCGTAGAGACAGAACAGACCGCAAGTCTCGTCTATCAGATGCAATCGACACAAGTTGAGAGTGACAACCTTCCCCTACTCATTGGGATTGACCAAGAAGGTGGGATTGTTAATCGTCTTGGCTCTGGAACACAGTTACCTGGGAACATGGCTCTTGGAGCGACAAATAACCCTGAATATGCTAAGTTAGCGGGTGAAATTATTGGTAGCGAACTTGAAGCTTTAGGTATTAATGTCAACTTCGCTCCTTCTGTTGATGTCAATAATAACCCTAAAAATCCTGTGATTGGTTTAAGGTCATTTTCATCGGATCCAAATATTGTTTCTGAATTTGGTTTAGGCTATATTGACGGTATTAAAGAACATAATGTTGCAGTTGCAGCTAAACACTTCCCTGGTCATGGTGATACAGATGTAGATTCTCATTATGGATTACCTGTCGTAGATAAGAGTTTAGATGAACTGATGGATAATGAATTAATTCCGTTTAAAGCGACGATGGACGCAGATGCTGATATGATTATGACAGCACATATTCAATTCCCTCAACTAGAAACTGAAACAAAAGTATCAGATGAAGACGGATCTGATATCTTACTTCCTGCGACATTGTCACCAGCCATCCTAACTGACTTAGTTCGTGATGAGATGGACTATGATGGCATTGTTATCACGGATGCCCTAAATATGGAAGCTATTACGAATAACTTTGGTGAAGTTGAAACATCAATCTTATCTAAAAAAGCTGGTGCGGATATCTTACTGATGCCCGTTATAATTAGATCAAATGATGACCTTGCTTTATTAGACGAAGTCATCCAAGGTCTGGTTGATGCGGTAGAACGCGAAGAAATACCAATGGAGAATATCGACCACTCAGTTCGTCGTATACTAACACTAAAAGAAGAATTAGGATTACTCGATCAGAATTTCTTAAGCCAATCTGAAGAAGAAGTTATTTCGAACGCTCAAGAAGTCGTTGGATCTGACTCTAACCGAGCGAGTGAACGTGAGATTGCCAACCACGCAGTAACATTACTTGAAAACAGTCAAGCTACTCTTCCGATTAAGCCAAAGGATGATGATCATATCTTATTCATTACAGCTGACCCGAATCAGGTTCCTGGGACTGAGTTCAGTATTGAGCGGATGCGCTTAGAAGAATCACTTTCTTCTGATTTTTCGTATAAGATATTAACTTATAATGAAGAAAGTACGTTTAATGACTTTTCTGATGCTTTCGCTCAAGCAAGCCATGTCGTTGTCTACACGAGCATGGTAGATGATTCGTCTCTTGCAGCAGATAACTTTAGAACTGCTATCCCTCAAGAAATATTCACTTATGCAAGAGAACAAGGGATTCCTACAGTTCAAGTGAGCATTAATAAACCTTATGATTCAGTGAACTTTACAGACAATGATGCGATATTAATCTCCTATGGTTATAACGGTATGGATCCAACCGAAGGTGGCCAAGAACCTGATGCTTCGTTCGGACCTAATATTCCCGCTGTTGTTGAAGTTATATTTGGTGTCACTAATTCTGATGACGGTCCAAGTGGGCAATTACCTGTTGATTTACCGGTTATTAAAGATGGTGTGTTAATCACAGAAGAAATTGCTTATCCTGTTGGTTATCAATCTGAGGATTGGGAATAAATTTATAAAACAAACATACAAGACTGGCAAATTTGCAATGCCAGTCTTGTATGTTTGTTTTTGTTTGAAGTCTTTATCGAGCCTGGTAAGCTGTCTCCCATAAGTTAAGTTTTGTACCAATATCTTTCTTTAAAGCATTTTGATAAATAGTGTATCCCCATGCAATATCATATAAAGGTTGCCCACCCAAAGCGAAAATAATAATATCATCGTCGTTTTCTCTTGCTGGAATTTTTCCATTAATGATATCTCCGACATTCATTATTATATCATCTGTCATTCGTTCCTCTTGAATCCAATCAAGAAATAATCGACCGAGCACACCCATCTCTAGTGTATTGTACGGATAAACATCTTCATATTTTACTTCTTCATACATCTTCCAATTATCCACAACTAATCTAACGTTTTCGATAACAAAGTTCGGATCAAACTGCCCGGATGAAGAGCCAATAATTAATGCTCCTGGTTTAATCCACTCACTCTCAATCTTTGGATTCGCTTCTCCTGAGGTTGCTAAGTTTAGAATATCTGTCTCTCTCACCGCTTCTTCAATTGAATCAACGATACTTATTCTCACCTTAGGGAACTTAGTTTCTAGTTCTTGCTTCAAGATGTCTGATTGCTTTGGATCGATATCATAAATTTTGAATAGTTCAGCCTGCTTAGCTTCTAAAAGAAGTGCTTCGGCCGTTGAACTTCCGATCGCTCCGGCACCTAATACACCGACTACTTTTGAGTCAGGTTTCGCTAAATAACGAACGCCCACTCCAGGTATTGCACCCGTTCTCCAAGCACTTAATAAGTTAGCTGACATAAAAGCCAACGGCGCACCTGTGTCCGCATCATTCAAGTTCATTGTCAGAATCGAACGAGGCAGATTTTTATCTTTGTTGTCAATATTTGATCCATACCATTTACAACCAGCTACACGGTACTCTCCCCCAAGATAAGCAGGCATGGCACAAAATCTTCTGTCGGGACCGTTTGAAGGCATTGTATTATGTTCGGGTTCATCTGGAAATGCTACAACCATACCGTGAGAGTTACTATCTCGCCCACCCATTCGGTAGTCACCTGTACCTAAAATTTGAAAAACATCCTCCATAACATTGACACAAGATTGCATATCTAAAACACCAGCATCAATCATATCTTGTTCATTCAAATATAAAAAATCAATTTGTCCTTGTTTAGTCATCATTAGAATCTCCTTATAAATATAATCCAAATATTAGATTTATATTATAATACTTCAAGATGAATGTAAAATATTTATACAATATATGGACTTTTTCTTCTTCTAATTCGTGCATATATAAAAAAGTGTTCAACTCATAACAAGGAGAACACTTTCTATCAGAAAAAGTTTATAACTACATTTTGAATCACATTAATCATTTTTGAATCTAAAGATAATTTTTCCATTCATTCTTAAATTTGGGTCAACACTTCTCAAATGTTGCATTAAAATAGTGCCTTTAATCTTTGAATTTTCTGGGACTTGGATAAAAAGTGGAGAATCTACATATTTTTTATCAGTTAAGTACTTTTCTGAACTACTTATGGGCGCAACAATTATAGTATTAAGTAATCGATTATAATTCTTATTGCTTACGACCACACATGGTATTTTTTTCATTTCTACCCTTTTGATGGGTCTAAATCGACGTAAACAATATCTCCTTGTTCATAATGATTCATTACTCTACTGCCTCTTCCCCAACATCGTCTCCCCATTCAACATGAGTAATATCCACAGCTTTATTTCTTTAAATTTCTTAAACTCAAAACTAATAAATATACCATTTTGCATCCTTTATAATATATTATTGAATGAAGTTGTAAACGATATACAATGATTATATTATTATAGTTTGCACATTCTGAAAATAAATCCTAATCTTATTTCAATAGTATTCACAAAAAAACTACCTCCTATGGAAGTAGTCCTAACTTTCACTATTTATCTAAATGAATCATGCGTTTCTTGAGTCGCTTCTGTTTCTAGATGTGTCACTAATTCAAAGTCATCAATGTAAGTATGCATCCGTTCGTCAATCGTATTCCACCATAATCGCCCATCTGGTATTTGATGAAGGTCAATATCTGCAAAGGGTACGACTTGATACATCTTCTCTGCTTCCACTCCTAAGTTAAATATCGGCATGAATTTAGGATTTATTACATTAACTTCACCCGATTCGTCACGTTTAAAGGTTACTTCTGTAATTCCACCTTGCTTATTATCTAAATCTCTTTGTCCAGTTAAAAAACTAGCTTGAGAATATATAGCAAATGTTTCACCACCGTTATACCAATCGACGGGTTGTAATACGTGTGGATGCCCACCTAAGATAAGTTTGGCACCAGCATCACTTAATGATTGAAACACATAAAATTGATCTTCATTTGGTAATGTAGCGTATTCCTCTCCTAACTGTAAGCTCACAACGACCGCATCAACTTGTTTGGATAGTGCGTCCACTTCAGCAACCATTAAAGGAACATCAATTAAACTAATTAAATATTCTTCTCCAACTGGAACTGGTATGCCATTTGTTCCATAAGAGTAATTTAAAAACCCAACGCTGATCCCATTTTCCTCAATAATCCGATGAGTATTGTAATCTTCCCATGAATCATAACTCCCAACATACATCATGTCTTCTTCTTGCAAGTTTTGGAGTGAATAATGTGCTCCTTCACCAAACCAATCAAGTGTATGATTCGTCGCATTACTTACGATATCAATTCCGATAGCTTTAAGTGCAGAAATAATCTCACTCGGTGCGTTAAACTGTGGGTACCCTGACATTGGTAATTGCGGCGACGCAGCAATCACTTCTAGATTCGCCATTGAAATATCTGCATAGTCAATATATGGCTGAATATGAGCTAACATTGGCATGAAATCATAGGCTGAATCCGCCTTAAAGTCGCTTGGTTGAAAACCTTGTTCTATCATCGATGATACTGTCTCTTGATAGATTGGCGAATACGTATCGGCTAAATAACTCACACGATCATGTATTAATACATCCCCAACCGATCTTAGTGTTAATACACCTTCTTCTGATTGAAATTCTTCTTTACCTTCTTTCTTTGGTAAATCAGCAAACAAAAAGTCATGCTTTATCGGTTCGCTTGGTGATTCTTCTACAACTTCCTCTTGAGGTTTTTCGCTACTTTCAGATGCTTGTTGGTCCCGTCCAGAATTCGCTTGTAATGAATTCTGGACATTATATATAAAGTAAGCGCCAATACTTACAATAACAAGTAACGAAAGAATCGCAATCCATTTTTTTACTCTTTTCGACATTTAAGTTCTCCTAATCTTAGCTTTATTCGTTTAATTTTAATGTTTCGATTTTATTTACCAGTAGCTCATCTGTTACATCAACAGTGACATTGCCACCTAATGGGTCTTCCCAGATAAATTCTTTGGTGTTCTCTTTAAGATTATAAACATACACCCATTTATCTCCGACAACATCTATCACACCTTGGATGTTCAAATCCTCTATTTGATTTAATTCATCAATATCCACTTGTGTCACATTAAGACTGGCTCGCCCATAATTAGCTTGACCAATCTCTAATTTTATTAAATCTTTCGTGGCCCAATCATAAGTCATACTTTGTGTGCCATCAATATAAGTCATCTCATCTTGTATAAACTCAAAATTATATGACGCATAATGTTCATTAACCTCCTCAAAACTAGGTAAATTATGAGGTTTTTCGATGAACTCTCGCACCTTAACTAAATCTGATTCGGATTCCGTTGTTTCTGCTGCCTCAAACGTTGGATTTAAATTCCCATATAAATATTCCACATTATTTTCTTCATTCATAGACACAGTCATCTTAAATGTATCGACGCCTACCCAGAAGTCATAATTGAGTAAATTTTCGGTATAAGTATAATCCTCGCCGAACTGATCAATTATCACATCTACCCCAATAATTCCCTCTAAGTTATCACCAAATTCTATGGAATCAACGACTATATCTAACACATCTTTTACCTTATTATAGATACTTTCCTTAGACTCATCACTAAATTCACCCTCCATAATTTGAGTAGCTAAATCTCTTGGAACTGATGCTCTCTCAGTTTGTTCTTGAGCTTGAACGCTTTGAACAACGATTAGATTTAATAAACCTAGTATGATTATTTTCCTCTTCATTGCTATCTCTCCTTATTAGACTGATTAAATGGTTTTTAATTATAGTTTACACTAACTAATAAATTTAAACAAAAACTGGGTACAATGAGATTGTAAGTCTCATCATACCCAGTTAATTATAGCTTATTAGTTAAATCCAGCTAATGGATCAGTTGCTTCAGATCCAGAACCTTGTAATTCTGTTGGTTCCATAGCAGATTTCGGTACACCGAAGAAATAAGTGACAACGAATCCACCAATATAAGCTGCGACTAATCCTAAAACATACGGCATCCAATTACTGTTAGCAATTAATGGAATTAAAGCCACACCACTTGGTCCAATAGCCGTTGCTCCTACATTGCCGAAGAAGCCGATAACTGCACCACAGATCCCTCCACCAATACACGCTGTGATAAATGTTTTACCTAAAGGTAATGTTACAGCATAAATTAATGGTTCACCGATTCCTAAAATACCTACAGGTAACGCACCTTTAATCATATTTGTTAATTGTTTGTTCTCACGAGCACGAATCATTACAGCGATTGCTGCACCAACTTGTCCAGCACCTGCCATAGCAAGGATGGGTAAGAGATTCGTTTGGCCTGTTGTGTTAATCATTTCAATATGAATAGGTGTTAACACTTGGTGCAAACCAAACATAACGAGTGGTAAGAAGAATGCGCCTAACATAAATCCTGAGAAGGCACCTCCGATATCTAACACCCAATTAATCGAACCAACTAATGACGACGAAATCACTCCTGCAACAGGCATAATAACGAAAATCGTAAGTAATCCTACTACCAGTAACGAGATTGTTGGGGTAAAAATAATATCTAAAGCGTCTGGAATAACTTTTCTCACTGATTTCTCTACATATGATAAGATAAATACCGCCAAGATGACACCAATGATACCACCTTGTCCCGCTAGTAGAGGTTCCCCAGTAAAGATATTGATGAGTGGATTCTCAGGGTTCATACCTGTAAGGTAAATAATCCCAGCAATGACTCCACCCAAACCTTGAGTTGCTCCGAATACTTTAGCAGCATTAATCCCTACATAGATGTTTAGATAAGCGAACAGACCATTTTTGATAATATTTAAGATATCAACGGCATGTCCCCAAGTCATTGCATCAATTTGGCCAGCTGTAATCATGTTCTGGAAGATTGAGGCAATCCCACCAATAATACCCGCACCAACGAAAGCCGGAATTAACGGCACAAAAATGCTCGCAATTGAACGTGTAATTTGTTTGAAGGCATTATCATTCCCTTTTTTATATTTTTCTTTGTTCTCTTTTGTTATTTGCTCTGTGTTAGATTGTGCAGATGTTAATTCTGGGTCAAGATTTTCATTCACCTCTGCGCTCTTAACGCTACCAGACATACTCGCTAATTCAGTCGCAACTTTACTTGCTGTACCAGGTCCAACAACTACTTGTAAGTTATTACCATCTTGAACAACACCCATAACTCCGTTAACTGTTTTCAATGCCATTGCATCAACAACACTTGGATCCTTCAAGTCAATCCTTACACGTGTCATACAATTATAAATATCAGTAGTATTGTCTTTTCCACCCATATATTTATATATTTCTTTAGCAATTAAGTGTTCTTTTGTTGTATTCATCATTGCTCCTCCTCTTCTTTTATAGCTTCTCGGATAAACCCGTTGTTATGACTTAATAACTCTTTGGCACTTGACACATCATTATCAGTTAATACCATGACAATCGCTAATTTGACGTTATTCCCCGCATGTTGAAATGCTTTTTCAGCTACTTCATAATCACATTCTGTTGCTTGCATTATAATTCGTTTGGAACGTTCTTCTAATTTCTCATTCGTTGGTTGAACGTCCACCATTAAGTTTTTATAGACTTTACCGATTTGTACCATTGAAACCGTTGATAACATATTTAAGATGAGCTTTTGAGCGGTTCCAGCTTTTAAACGTGTAGAACCTGTTAATACTTCTGCTCCTGCATCAACTTCAATCGCAACTTGACTGTATTCACTGATTTCAGCGCCTTTGTTACAAGCAATCGATACCGTAGATGCACCAACTTCTTGAGCATAAGCCAAACCACCTTTAACATAAGGCGTTCGACCACTTGCCGCAATTGCGACGACTGTATCTTTATCAGTTAATTTCAATTCTTTTAAGTCATCTCGCCCAAACTCTGCAGAATCTTCCGCCCCTTCAACCGCTGATAACATGGCTTTTTCTCCGCCAGCAATTAAACCAACGACCATCTCAGGCGGTGTACTAAAGGTTGGCACACATTCCGCTGCATCTAATACGCCCAAGCGTCCACTCGTTCCTGCTCCCATGTAAATTAAGCGACCGTCTTGATTAAAAGATTTCACGATTAGCTTAATCGCTGCTTCTATTTGTGGTAAAACTTGTTGAATCGCTTCAGGTACACGACGATCTTCTTGATTCATCAGTGCAATAGCTTCTTGAACACTCATCTGGTCTAATGCCATCGAGGCTTCATTTCTCGTTTCTGTTGTTAGCTTGTCTAATTTCATCTATCTATCCTCTTTTCCATTGAATTTCAAACGGTTGTCCTGGTCTCATCGCCTCAAGTAATAGATAATCACCCGATTGTATATAACCAATCACATTAACCTTTTCATCAGCTGGTAAATTCGTTTTTGTTATTTGAACTTCGCCTTCATATCGAAGGTAATCGGAATTATCTATCGTAATTGAACCGACAGGTCGTTCAGTCATTAGTTCAGGATTAACAATGAAATCTCGTCTCACTCTTGCCTCTTGACTGCGAATGACATCACGAGCCGCGTCCATTCTTTGAGTGTGTCGACCTTCAATGTGTTTGAGTTGTTCGACATTGGTGGAAGTTGCGACTGCTTCAAAATACAAGACTGTTTCATTTAAATATTTTTCCCACTGAATTTGACTATAAGAACTCATACCAGGGTCGCCAATATAAACTTTATCAACATAAGCTGTTTGCCTTAATTCAAGCGCGCTACCTAAAGACTGTTTGTAACGGTGATCTTCTAAAGTTGGTAATCCTTCATACAAGGGACCTCTCAAATCACCCTCTCCAGCGACGAAAGCCATGACGGTAATTCCTTGCTCTTTCAGCCATTTGTTAATATTAATAAACTCTGCTTTATCTAAGCCCGTTTCAGGACGCGGATAGTAATTGTGCCAAGCCTCAATCGACGTGAAATTCACTTCTAACTCTTTTAAAATGTTTAAATCTTCTTCGCTAATTGTACTCGCATTTAAAATAACATCTAGCTGCTCACTAATAAGTTTAATCTCTTCATGACTGACTCCATAATCGACTCGAATTCCAGTCACACCTAACTCAATCAATGGAGTTAAATCTTTATAATATATACCTAAGTTCTTTAAAGCATCTCCAGAAACATCAACGACTAAATCCATTTCATAATCTTTTGCTACCGAACCCAATTGCCCTAAACGATCTAAATACAATTCTGAATCATCTTCAGGGATATGAATTGACGAGAATATTCCTTTGAAACCAATCTCATGCATGCGTCTTATGTACTGTTTGACTTCTTCTGTCACATCTTCGTTTAAATATACTGATATTCC contains the following coding sequences:
- a CDS encoding type II toxin-antitoxin system PemK/MazF family toxin, whose protein sequence is MKKIPCVVVSNKNYNRLLNTIIVAPISSSEKYLTDKKYVDSPLFIQVPENSKIKGTILMQHLRSVDPNLRMNGKIIFRFKND
- a CDS encoding CapA family protein codes for the protein MSKRVKKWIAILSLLVIVSIGAYFIYNVQNSLQANSGRDQQASESSEKPQEEVVEESPSEPIKHDFLFADLPKKEGKEEFQSEEGVLTLRSVGDVLIHDRVSYLADTYSPIYQETVSSMIEQGFQPSDFKADSAYDFMPMLAHIQPYIDYADISMANLEVIAASPQLPMSGYPQFNAPSEIISALKAIGIDIVSNATNHTLDWFGEGAHYSLQNLQEEDMMYVGSYDSWEDYNTHRIIEENGISVGFLNYSYGTNGIPVPVGEEYLISLIDVPLMVAEVDALSKQVDAVVVSLQLGEEYATLPNEDQFYVFQSLSDAGAKLILGGHPHVLQPVDWYNGGETFAIYSQASFLTGQRDLDNKQGGITEVTFKRDESGEVNVINPKFMPIFNLGVEAEKMYQVVPFADIDLHQIPDGRLWWNTIDERMHTYIDDFELVTHLETEATQETHDSFR
- a CDS encoding ornithine cyclodeaminase (catalyzes the formation of L-proline from L-ornithine) produces the protein MTKQGQIDFLYLNEQDMIDAGVLDMQSCVNVMEDVFQILGTGDYRMGGRDSNSHGMVVAFPDEPEHNTMPSNGPDRRFCAMPAYLGGEYRVAGCKWYGSNIDNKDKNLPRSILTMNLNDADTGAPLAFMSANLLSAWRTGAIPGVGVRYLAKPDSKVVGVLGAGAIGSSTAEALLLEAKQAELFKIYDIDPKQSDILKQELETKFPKVRISIVDSIEEAVRETDILNLATSGEANPKIESEWIKPGALIIGSSSGQFDPNFVIENVRLVVDNWKMYEEVKYEDVYPYNTLEMGVLGRLFLDWIQEERMTDDIIMNVGDIINGKIPARENDDDIIIFALGGQPLYDIAWGYTIYQNALKKDIGTKLNLWETAYQAR
- a CDS encoding cation transporter, producing MFKRLIEKYLATQSKEEARTRVGIIAGRVGLVSNFMLFVIKLIAGTMSGSISIVTDGMNNLGDSASSLLTLFGFRAASKPADKEHPYGHERSEYISGLLISVIIIYVGIQFFTSSIQQILNPTSLNASLIVFVMLIVSIIAKIIQGKFYRTAAQSIHSNTLHGAAQDSLNDVYVTIIVLMSAMVETFTGWQIDGYAGALLSIMIVYSGIQAINDSINDLLGTRPSKEEIKEMKVLLDQYDTIVGYHDLLVHNYGPNKTFATIHIEIDDSWDLKHSHRVIDNIEIDFAEKLGVELVCHVDPIAIQNEEHTAIYRQVKHILKSFHLALKFHDFKVESINDENHITFDVVVPDNVEETNAELLLMIQEKIQQEIGSYELIIEFDRLDLLKEV
- a CDS encoding beta-hexosaminidase, with protein sequence MKKLKKLFLSGMLLFNITSPLQAAYAESGDSTRSIDEMISEMTLEEKIIQTLMPDFRNWLDGEEEVGVTELNDDIRTILSDYQFGGVILFAENVVETEQTASLVYQMQSTQVESDNLPLLIGIDQEGGIVNRLGSGTQLPGNMALGATNNPEYAKLAGEIIGSELEALGINVNFAPSVDVNNNPKNPVIGLRSFSSDPNIVSEFGLGYIDGIKEHNVAVAAKHFPGHGDTDVDSHYGLPVVDKSLDELMDNELIPFKATMDADADMIMTAHIQFPQLETETKVSDEDGSDILLPATLSPAILTDLVRDEMDYDGIVITDALNMEAITNNFGEVETSILSKKAGADILLMPVIIRSNDDLALLDEVIQGLVDAVEREEIPMENIDHSVRRILTLKEELGLLDQNFLSQSEEEVISNAQEVVGSDSNRASEREIANHAVTLLENSQATLPIKPKDDDHILFITADPNQVPGTEFSIERMRLEESLSSDFSYKILTYNEESTFNDFSDAFAQASHVVVYTSMVDDSSLAADNFRTAIPQEIFTYAREQGIPTVQVSINKPYDSVNFTDNDAILISYGYNGMDPTEGGQEPDASFGPNIPAVVEVIFGVTNSDDGPSGQLPVDLPVIKDGVLITEEIAYPVGYQSEDWE
- a CDS encoding iron-containing alcohol dehydrogenase; its protein translation is MRAFNYDIPTKVYFGEGKIKHLPDLIHKFGKKVLLTYGGGSIKRNGIYDKVQELLKDCEIFELSGIDPNPRIETVREGARLCKEHDIDVILAVGGGSTIDCSKVIAAAAKYDGDAWDLVMDGSLITDALPLVDILTLSATGTEMNTNGVITNFDVKMKKGTASYHTYPYASILDPTYTYTVPANQTSAGTADIMSHTFENYFQEEDNAFITDGLSETILRACIKYLPVALEKPDNYEARSNLMWASTMALNGLTSMGKGGGWSTHPIEHYLSAYYDITHAEGLAILTPRWMKYILNDNTVNRFARYASNVWNIEESDDKFAMAEEAIEKTYQFFVDNGLPMILPEVGIDTDEHFLEMAKGTEERLSRAYVPLKADDVVEILNRCMTEGYN